The following coding sequences lie in one Streptococcus suis genomic window:
- a CDS encoding ABC transporter ATP-binding protein has product MRQASFKELVRLVLHQPLRMSLMLVGTLVQVLLTVYLPILIGQAVDAVLIANGQVLLGILGKMVMAILLNTLVQWYLPLVTNRLVYGMVADLREQVYVKLHQMPLSYLDRQSVGDLVARFSSDSEQLTNGLLMIFNQFFIGILTIFLTIFTMARLDLTMMLVVVALTPVSLLVARYIAKKSYGYYRQQTQARGKQSQLLEESISQLTLVQSFNAQEQFTQGFQVVNDQYATYSQQAIFASSTVNPSTRFINAIIYALLAGLGALRIMAGNFTVGSLTTFLNYASQYSKPFNDISSVLSELQSALACADRLFAILALDGIDDQAERKIDSEELKGAISFDNVSFSYSPDRSLIEHLDIDVKSGQKIAIVGPTGAGKSTMINLLMRFYDVTAGQIVLDGVPISQYSREDLRRQIGMVLQETWIKSGTIHDNIAYGYPNATRELVIEAAKAANADFFIRQLPQGYDTVLADGGEGLSQGQRQLLSIARVFVKIPKILILDEATSSIDTRTEILVQEAFAKLMEGRTSFIIAHRLSTIQSADLILVMVDGKIVEQGNHEALMAEQGVYYQMQTSQQTEEDESVR; this is encoded by the coding sequence ATGAGACAAGCTAGTTTTAAGGAACTGGTCAGATTGGTTTTACACCAGCCCCTTCGAATGTCCTTGATGTTGGTGGGAACTTTGGTGCAAGTCCTTCTGACAGTTTATCTGCCTATCTTGATTGGTCAGGCAGTCGATGCAGTATTGATAGCAAATGGTCAGGTCTTGCTCGGTATCTTAGGCAAAATGGTGATGGCTATCTTGCTTAATACGCTGGTGCAATGGTACTTACCTTTGGTAACCAATCGCTTGGTTTACGGAATGGTGGCCGACTTGCGTGAACAGGTCTATGTGAAGCTGCACCAGATGCCCCTATCTTATCTGGATCGTCAATCAGTCGGTGATTTGGTGGCTCGTTTTTCAAGTGATAGTGAGCAATTAACAAATGGACTCTTGATGATTTTTAATCAATTTTTCATTGGTATCTTGACCATTTTCTTAACCATTTTCACTATGGCTAGGCTTGACTTGACCATGATGTTGGTTGTTGTTGCCCTGACTCCAGTTTCTCTGCTTGTGGCACGCTATATCGCTAAGAAATCCTATGGTTATTATAGACAACAGACTCAGGCACGTGGGAAGCAATCTCAGCTTTTGGAAGAGTCCATCAGTCAATTGACACTGGTTCAATCTTTCAATGCTCAAGAGCAATTTACGCAAGGTTTTCAAGTTGTGAATGACCAGTATGCGACCTATTCCCAACAGGCTATCTTTGCCTCTTCAACGGTCAATCCAAGTACGCGGTTTATCAATGCTATTATTTATGCCTTACTTGCAGGACTTGGAGCGCTGAGAATTATGGCTGGTAATTTTACCGTTGGCTCTCTGACAACCTTTCTCAATTATGCTAGTCAGTACAGCAAGCCTTTTAATGATATTTCCTCGGTCCTATCGGAATTGCAGAGCGCCTTAGCTTGTGCAGACAGGCTGTTTGCTATCTTGGCTCTAGATGGCATTGACGATCAGGCTGAGCGGAAAATTGATTCAGAGGAGTTGAAGGGAGCTATTTCCTTTGACAATGTGTCTTTCTCCTATAGCCCTGACCGTTCTCTGATTGAACATCTGGACATTGATGTCAAATCTGGGCAGAAAATTGCTATTGTTGGACCAACAGGAGCAGGAAAATCAACCATGATTAACCTACTTATGCGATTCTATGATGTGACGGCTGGTCAGATTGTTTTGGATGGGGTTCCGATTAGCCAGTACAGTCGTGAGGATCTCCGCAGACAGATTGGGATGGTTTTACAGGAGACATGGATCAAATCTGGTACCATTCATGATAATATTGCCTATGGCTATCCAAATGCCACGCGGGAATTGGTCATTGAGGCGGCTAAGGCAGCCAATGCAGACTTCTTTATTCGACAACTTCCGCAGGGTTACGATACGGTTTTGGCAGATGGAGGAGAAGGCTTATCCCAGGGACAACGTCAGCTTTTGTCTATTGCGCGTGTCTTTGTCAAGATACCTAAAATCCTGATTTTAGATGAGGCGACTTCCTCTATTGATACACGGACAGAAATTTTAGTACAGGAAGCATTTGCCAAATTGATGGAAGGACGGACCAGTTTTATTATTGCTCATCGCCTATCAACCATTCAATCAGCTGACTTGATTTTGGTCATGGTGGATGGAAAAATTGTTGAACAAGGGAATCATGAAGCGTTGATGGCTGAACAAGGCGTTTATTATCAAATGCAAACAAGTCAGCAGACAGAGGAGGATGAAAGTGTTAGGTAA
- a CDS encoding PaaI family thioesterase gives MLGKLNLQPITVLDDYQATMLNEKEVLLTTKVTEKSLNPYGMAHGGFLFTLADSVAGLTTVARGSYSVTLQSNIHYMKAAKLGDTLSVIGSCTHDGSRTKVVEVKIKNQNKQLLASASFTMFVTGKVE, from the coding sequence GTGTTAGGTAAATTAAACTTACAACCGATTACGGTTTTAGATGACTATCAAGCTACAATGCTCAATGAGAAAGAGGTGCTACTGACTACAAAGGTGACGGAAAAATCTCTCAATCCATACGGTATGGCACATGGAGGCTTTCTTTTCACATTGGCAGATTCAGTTGCAGGTCTGACAACGGTAGCAAGGGGTTCTTATTCTGTCACCCTACAGTCCAATATCCATTATATGAAGGCAGCTAAACTTGGTGATACCTTATCAGTAATAGGCTCTTGCACACATGATGGAAGTAGAACAAAGGTCGTCGAAGTTAAGATAAAAAACCAAAATAAACAGCTACTTGCTTCAGCAAGTTTTACCATGTTTGTAACAGGAAAAGTAGAATAA
- the mutY gene encoding A/G-specific adenine glycosylase, with protein sequence MWPEEKIQAFRKALLDWYDANKRDLPWRRTKDPYAIWVSEIMLQQTRVDTVIPYYERFLYHLPTISDLAQAPEEVILKLWEGLGYYSRVRNMQKAAQQMVEDFDGQFPTTHAAISSLKGIGPYTAGAISSIAFNLPEPAVDGNVMRVLSRLFEVDYDIGLPANRKIFQAMMELLIDPERPGDFNQALMDLGSDIESPVNPRPQDSPVKAFSAAYLNGTMDKYPIKAPKKKPIPVAYQGFLIRNKDNQFLLEKNNEAGLLSGFWSFPLLEKGAIVEKQVSLFEVAEEVVQPDIRQSFTELYGLTVDWQEQEFGIVQHIFSHRKWQIEMVEGVAETLNLPESKELKWVSVEDFPTYPFAKPQQKMWENFIKEKEKQKS encoded by the coding sequence ATGTGGCCGGAGGAAAAGATTCAAGCTTTTCGCAAGGCACTCTTAGATTGGTATGATGCTAATAAACGTGACTTGCCTTGGAGAAGGACCAAGGATCCCTATGCTATATGGGTTTCTGAAATCATGCTTCAACAGACAAGAGTAGACACGGTCATTCCTTATTATGAACGTTTTCTCTATCACTTGCCTACGATTAGTGATTTAGCACAAGCACCAGAGGAGGTCATTCTCAAACTCTGGGAGGGATTGGGCTATTATTCGCGCGTGCGGAATATGCAAAAGGCAGCGCAACAAATGGTAGAAGATTTTGATGGGCAATTTCCGACCACGCATGCAGCCATTTCAAGCCTAAAGGGCATTGGTCCTTATACTGCTGGAGCAATTTCCAGTATTGCTTTTAATTTGCCAGAACCAGCGGTAGATGGCAATGTGATGCGGGTTCTCAGCCGCTTGTTTGAGGTTGATTATGACATTGGGCTTCCTGCCAATCGCAAGATTTTCCAAGCGATGATGGAGCTATTGATTGATCCAGAGCGACCGGGCGATTTCAACCAAGCTCTGATGGATCTAGGGTCGGATATTGAATCGCCAGTTAATCCACGTCCCCAGGACAGCCCAGTCAAAGCCTTTAGCGCAGCCTACTTAAACGGTACAATGGATAAGTATCCAATCAAAGCACCAAAGAAAAAGCCGATTCCCGTGGCCTACCAGGGATTTCTCATCAGGAATAAAGACAATCAATTTTTATTGGAAAAAAATAATGAAGCAGGTCTTCTATCAGGTTTTTGGTCTTTTCCGCTTTTGGAAAAAGGAGCAATCGTTGAAAAACAAGTCTCTCTCTTTGAAGTTGCAGAAGAAGTTGTTCAGCCAGATATTCGGCAGAGCTTTACGGAACTTTATGGTCTGACTGTTGATTGGCAAGAGCAAGAATTTGGCATCGTCCAGCACATTTTTAGTCACCGCAAATGGCAGATAGAAATGGTAGAAGGTGTGGCAGAAACACTTAACCTTCCAGAATCAAAAGAATTGAAATGGGTTTCTGTAGAAGATTTTCCTACCTACCCATTTGCTAAGCCGCAACAAAAAATGTGGGAAAACTTTATCAAGGAAAAAGAAAAACAAAAAAGTTGA
- a CDS encoding XRE family transcriptional regulator, with the protein MILGDILKEYRSKNKLSMDKFAELSGLTKGYISMLEKNQHPKTKKALLPTMDTLEKVAKGMAISVGELIEQLDSNQDIALTITPSQFKLFQQPIHPEVQTLDNELKGDFHAQWLAFGQEQLAAMQTTSVTPSASILHLDDYRERIELPVPGKVSAGTGYWQDTDMNNLVSFYNDEIPDNQSYDTIAQVVGDSMAPHIEDGDYLFIRLTPHIPLNTIGIFSVNGENFVKKFKGNYLQSLNPDYDDIYFSPEDDIRPIGQVVDIYSPD; encoded by the coding sequence ATGATTTTAGGTGATATTTTAAAAGAATACCGAAGCAAGAATAAATTATCAATGGATAAATTCGCTGAATTATCTGGTTTAACAAAAGGTTATATTTCTATGTTGGAAAAGAACCAGCATCCCAAAACCAAAAAAGCTCTCCTGCCAACGATGGATACGCTAGAAAAAGTCGCTAAGGGCATGGCTATATCGGTTGGTGAGCTAATCGAGCAACTAGATTCCAATCAGGATATAGCTTTAACGATTACTCCTTCCCAATTTAAACTCTTTCAACAGCCTATTCATCCAGAGGTTCAAACCTTGGACAATGAATTAAAAGGTGATTTCCATGCACAATGGTTAGCTTTTGGTCAAGAACAGTTAGCAGCTATGCAAACTACCTCAGTTACTCCTTCTGCTTCTATTCTTCACTTGGATGACTATCGGGAGCGAATCGAATTACCTGTTCCTGGTAAGGTTTCTGCCGGTACAGGTTACTGGCAGGATACAGATATGAACAATCTTGTATCATTCTATAACGATGAGATTCCAGATAACCAATCTTATGATACAATCGCTCAGGTTGTGGGAGATTCTATGGCTCCGCATATCGAGGATGGAGACTATCTCTTCATTCGCCTAACTCCTCATATTCCTCTAAATACGATTGGAATTTTTTCAGTAAACGGAGAAAATTTTGTTAAGAAATTCAAAGGTAACTACCTACAATCCTTAAATCCAGACTATGATGATATCTATTTTAGCCCAGAAGACGATATTCGGCCTATTGGTCAAGTTGTAGATATTTATAGTCCAGATTGA
- a CDS encoding lactaldehyde reductase produces MATFYVPAVNLIGRGCVNEIGSYVKNLGYKKALLVTDDFIRTSNILPKVTKPLDEVGIDYVVFSKVDPNPTCKNVFDGLAVLQENDCDFIISVGGGSPQDAASCISIMATNGGKPQDYEGLHKSEKLGLPVVAINTTAGTSAEITINYVITDEERKVKMVMVDKNSLAVMSVNDPELMLSKPATLTAATGMDALTHAIEALVTPGAYGVTKKLSMGAIELIKEYLPRAVENGQDIEAREAMVHAIFLGGMSFNNAGLGYVHSMAHQLGAVYDLPHGVCCAMILPIIERENAKRVPAAFRDVAKALGLDIAGKSDEECADYAIAQIEELSAKVGIPKKLTELDIKEEDFDFEYLSKNALIDACAPGNPFMPTLDETISYYKELF; encoded by the coding sequence ATGGCAACATTTTACGTCCCAGCAGTCAATTTGATTGGTCGCGGTTGTGTCAACGAAATTGGTAGTTATGTCAAGAATTTGGGCTACAAAAAGGCTCTGCTTGTAACAGATGATTTTATCCGAACAAGTAATATTTTACCTAAAGTTACCAAGCCACTTGATGAAGTAGGTATTGACTACGTAGTCTTTAGTAAGGTTGATCCTAATCCGACTTGTAAAAATGTATTTGATGGTCTAGCAGTTTTGCAGGAAAATGACTGTGATTTCATCATCTCAGTTGGTGGTGGTTCTCCTCAGGATGCGGCAAGCTGTATTTCTATCATGGCGACAAACGGTGGTAAACCACAAGACTATGAAGGATTGCATAAGTCAGAAAAACTTGGTCTGCCAGTTGTAGCAATCAATACAACTGCAGGTACTTCAGCCGAAATCACCATTAACTACGTTATCACCGATGAAGAACGCAAGGTTAAAATGGTTATGGTGGATAAAAACAGTCTAGCTGTTATGTCAGTCAACGATCCTGAGCTTATGTTGTCCAAGCCTGCAACTTTGACTGCAGCAACAGGTATGGATGCCTTGACTCATGCCATCGAAGCCTTGGTAACTCCTGGAGCATACGGTGTAACCAAAAAATTATCTATGGGTGCCATTGAGTTAATTAAAGAATACCTACCACGAGCAGTTGAAAACGGACAAGATATCGAAGCCCGTGAGGCTATGGTCCATGCTATTTTCCTTGGCGGTATGAGTTTTAACAATGCTGGTTTAGGTTATGTGCACTCGATGGCTCACCAGTTGGGAGCTGTTTACGATCTACCACACGGCGTCTGCTGTGCTATGATTTTGCCAATCATAGAACGTGAGAATGCCAAACGTGTACCAGCTGCTTTCCGCGATGTTGCAAAAGCTTTAGGTCTTGATATCGCAGGCAAGTCAGACGAAGAATGTGCTGACTATGCCATTGCACAAATCGAAGAATTGTCAGCTAAAGTCGGTATTCCGAAGAAATTAACAGAGTTGGACATCAAAGAAGAAGACTTTGACTTTGAATACCTTTCTAAGAATGCCTTGATTGATGCTTGTGCACCAGGAAATCCATTCATGCCAACATTAGATGAGACAATCTCATATTACAAAGAATTGTTCTAG
- a CDS encoding O-acetylhomoserine aminocarboxypropyltransferase/cysteine synthase (catalyzes the formation of L-methionine and acetate from O-acetyl-L-homoserine and methanethiol): MTREFSFETLQLHAGQEVDSASKSRAVPIYQTTSYVFEDAQEAEDLFALRKPGNIYTRITNPTVSTFENRVAALEGGIGALATSSGMAAITYTILALAHAGDHIVAATTLYGGTFNLFKETLPRYGITTSFVDIDDFEEVEAAIKDNTKLVFIETLGNPVINIPDLEKLAEIAHTHHIPLVSDNTFATPYLINVFSHGVDIVVHSATKFIGGHGTTIGGVIVDSGKFDWAASGKFPQFVEEDPSYHDISYTRDIGAAAFIVAVRVQLLRDTGAALSPFNAFLLLQGLETLSLRVERHVSNAEKIVDFLLSHPQVESVNYPSLPDSPYKALADKYLPKGVGSIFSFQVKGGAEEARKVIDSLEIFSNLANVADAKSLVVHPATTTHAQLAPEDLLAAGVTPNQIRLSVGLENINDLLEDLQLALDKL; the protein is encoded by the coding sequence ATGACTAGAGAATTTTCATTTGAAACCCTTCAACTCCATGCTGGACAAGAAGTTGATTCTGCTTCAAAATCACGTGCTGTACCCATCTATCAAACCACTTCCTATGTTTTTGAAGATGCTCAAGAAGCAGAAGATTTATTTGCTTTACGTAAACCGGGGAATATCTATACTCGAATTACGAATCCGACGGTCTCTACTTTTGAAAATCGTGTGGCAGCTTTAGAAGGTGGTATTGGTGCCTTGGCCACTTCTTCAGGAATGGCAGCCATCACATACACTATTCTAGCGTTGGCACATGCTGGCGATCACATTGTGGCGGCAACGACACTCTATGGTGGGACTTTTAACCTATTCAAAGAAACCCTTCCTCGCTATGGTATTACAACAAGCTTTGTAGATATTGATGATTTTGAAGAGGTAGAAGCTGCGATTAAAGATAATACAAAACTGGTATTTATTGAAACCTTGGGAAATCCTGTTATCAATATTCCTGATCTTGAAAAATTAGCAGAAATTGCACACACCCACCACATCCCGCTTGTTTCAGATAATACCTTCGCAACCCCATATTTGATTAATGTATTTTCTCATGGTGTTGATATTGTGGTTCATTCAGCAACCAAGTTTATCGGTGGGCATGGTACGACCATTGGCGGTGTGATTGTCGATAGCGGCAAGTTTGATTGGGCGGCATCTGGTAAGTTTCCGCAATTTGTTGAAGAAGATCCAAGCTATCATGACATTAGTTATACTCGTGATATTGGTGCTGCAGCATTTATTGTAGCAGTTCGTGTACAATTACTTCGCGATACAGGTGCTGCCCTTTCTCCATTCAACGCCTTCTTGCTTTTGCAAGGGTTAGAAACCTTGTCTCTCCGTGTAGAGCGTCATGTATCTAATGCTGAAAAAATTGTTGACTTTTTACTTAGTCATCCTCAGGTAGAGTCGGTCAATTATCCATCACTTCCAGATAGTCCTTATAAGGCTTTGGCGGATAAGTACCTGCCTAAGGGAGTTGGCTCTATTTTCTCTTTCCAAGTAAAAGGCGGAGCAGAAGAAGCGCGTAAGGTTATTGATAGTTTGGAAATCTTTTCTAATCTAGCAAACGTTGCCGATGCTAAATCACTAGTAGTTCATCCAGCTACAACCACGCATGCTCAGTTAGCTCCGGAAGATTTACTTGCTGCTGGTGTCACACCAAATCAAATCCGCCTATCTGTTGGTCTTGAAAATATCAATGATTTGCTAGAAGATTTGCAACTTGCTCTTGATAAATTATAG
- a CDS encoding transposase encodes MESQDKVIESLTKTIEIMTNELSLLREQIEYLRQKLYGKSSEKVVYQPGQLSLFGEEILPEEEADLPS; translated from the coding sequence ATGGAGTCACAAGATAAAGTGATTGAAAGTCTAACAAAAACCATTGAAATCATGACCAACGAGTTGAGCCTCCTTCGTGAACAGATTGAGTATCTGAGACAGAAACTCTACGGAAAATCATCAGAGAAGGTTGTGTATCAACCCGGTCAGCTGAGCTTGTTTGGGGAGGAAATTCTCCCTGAAGAAGAAGCTGACTTACCCAGTTGA
- a CDS encoding transposase — MGRKFSLKKKLTYPVETETITYKRKKAKGVRQAIFSQFTPEIVHHELQGEDCTCPDCHGQLKEIGSTVQRQELVFIPAQLKRIDHVQHAYKCQACSQKNLSDKIIKAPIPKAPLAHSLGSASIIAHTIHQKFNLKVPNYRQEEDWNKLGLPISRKEIANWHIKSSQYYFEPIYNLLHEKLLEQPILHADETSYKVLENDSQLTFYWTFLSGKHEKKGITLYHHDKRRSGLVVEEVLGDYAGYVHCDMWSAYRQLDKAQLVGCWAHVRRKFFEATPKKTDKTSLGAKGLAYCDRLFALENDWTDLSTEERLHKRQAELAPLMDEFFDWCRNQAVLPGSKLGTAIEYSLKYETTFRTVLSDGDLVLSNNMAERAMKTLVMGRKNWLFSQSFEGAKSTAIILSLLETAKRHGLDAEKYMTYLLEHLPNEETLAKKEVLEAYLPWAENIQEKCK; from the coding sequence TTGGGGAGGAAATTCTCCCTGAAGAAGAAGCTGACTTACCCAGTTGAAACAGAAACGATTACCTATAAACGCAAGAAAGCTAAGGGAGTTCGTCAGGCTATTTTCAGCCAATTCACTCCAGAGATAGTGCATCACGAATTGCAAGGCGAAGATTGTACCTGTCCAGACTGTCATGGTCAATTAAAGGAGATTGGTTCAACTGTTCAACGACAAGAGTTGGTCTTCATTCCTGCACAATTAAAGCGGATTGACCATGTTCAACACGCATACAAGTGTCAGGCATGTAGTCAGAAGAATCTGAGCGATAAGATTATCAAGGCTCCCATTCCTAAGGCACCTTTGGCACACAGCTTGGGTTCAGCCTCTATCATTGCCCACACCATTCACCAGAAGTTCAATCTGAAGGTGCCCAATTACCGTCAGGAAGAGGATTGGAACAAGCTCGGTCTGCCCATCAGTCGCAAGGAAATAGCCAATTGGCACATCAAGTCTAGTCAGTATTATTTCGAACCGATTTATAACCTGTTGCACGAGAAATTGTTGGAGCAGCCTATTCTCCATGCGGATGAAACCTCCTACAAGGTCTTAGAAAATGATAGCCAGTTGACCTTCTACTGGACTTTCTTGTCTGGGAAGCATGAGAAAAAGGGCATCACCCTCTATCATCATGACAAACGACGGAGTGGCTTGGTTGTGGAGGAAGTTCTTGGGGACTATGCGGGCTATGTACATTGTGACATGTGGTCAGCCTATCGGCAGTTAGACAAGGCTCAGCTGGTTGGCTGTTGGGCTCATGTCAGAAGAAAATTCTTTGAGGCGACTCCTAAGAAGACAGACAAGACTTCTTTAGGAGCCAAGGGCTTAGCCTATTGCGACCGCCTGTTTGCCTTGGAGAATGACTGGACTGACTTGTCTACTGAGGAGCGGCTGCATAAACGGCAGGCAGAGTTGGCTCCCTTGATGGACGAGTTCTTTGATTGGTGTCGCAATCAGGCTGTCTTGCCAGGTTCCAAATTGGGCACTGCAATAGAGTATAGCCTCAAATACGAAACCACCTTCCGAACCGTTCTCTCGGATGGCGATTTAGTCCTGTCCAACAATATGGCTGAGAGGGCTATGAAGACCTTGGTGATGGGACGTAAAAATTGGCTGTTCTCTCAAAGCTTTGAGGGGGCCAAGTCGACAGCTATCATTTTGAGTCTTTTAGAAACTGCTAAACGACACGGTCTTGATGCAGAGAAATATATGACCTATCTTCTAGAACACTTACCTAACGAAGAGACGCTCGCAAAAAAAGAAGTTCTGGAGGCTTATTTACCATGGGCTGAAAATATTCAAGAAAAGTGCAAATAG
- a CDS encoding ABC transporter ATP-binding protein has product MLLATQHLTLDHQKDLRNLVHDLNLIVNPSDKIAIIGEEGNGKSSLLLTLMDSTLVADYLLISGSIHRYFHSPVYIPQGLPLEMAELTLNDYFFGDMDSDIDYRLLYLYAEQLQFNSERFASQQLIGSLSGGEKLKIQLIKSLATPSDIIFLDEPSNDLDLDTLLWLENYIITSPKTILFVSHDEDFLSKTATKIIHLESVKKKTLAQTKVEELDYQDYALGRQQAYQKQVQQARNDKKEFDKAMNKHLRQKSQVRHTLLNTHDATLGRLIAKKMKNVLSREKRYERMKENLTQVPFHEDAISLFFSDISPLPARKQVLHLENFQLKVDERLLVQNIHFNLNGQEKIGIIGQNGIGKSSFLKIIYQKLRQRADINLGYMPQYYTEVLDESNTPLDFLLENGNREQEQLILTHLASLQFTRQEVHHKISQLSGGQKAKLLLLKMVLEQANFLLLDEPSRNFSPTSQPYIRQLFADYPGGLVCVSHDRRFLKEVCQRIYRLTENGLEEL; this is encoded by the coding sequence ATGCTACTAGCCACTCAACACCTAACCCTCGACCATCAAAAAGATTTGAGAAATCTGGTTCATGACCTAAACCTCATTGTCAACCCTAGCGATAAAATAGCTATCATCGGCGAAGAAGGAAATGGAAAATCCAGTCTATTACTCACCTTGATGGATTCAACTCTTGTCGCCGACTACCTACTCATATCAGGCAGCATTCACCGATATTTTCACTCGCCAGTCTACATTCCCCAAGGTCTTCCATTGGAAATGGCAGAGCTAACCTTGAACGACTACTTCTTCGGAGATATGGACAGTGACATTGATTACCGCCTACTCTACCTCTATGCTGAGCAGCTCCAGTTTAACAGCGAGCGATTTGCCAGTCAACAATTGATTGGAAGCCTGTCAGGTGGCGAAAAATTAAAAATTCAGTTAATCAAATCTCTAGCAACTCCATCTGATATTATTTTTCTGGATGAGCCGTCCAATGACTTGGATTTAGATACCTTACTTTGGCTTGAAAACTATATCATTACTAGTCCTAAAACCATTCTATTTGTTTCCCACGATGAAGACTTCCTCAGTAAAACAGCTACAAAAATCATTCACCTAGAATCTGTTAAGAAGAAAACACTTGCTCAAACCAAGGTTGAAGAACTAGATTACCAGGATTACGCATTGGGACGCCAACAAGCCTATCAAAAGCAAGTCCAACAAGCTCGGAACGACAAAAAAGAATTTGACAAAGCTATGAACAAGCACCTACGTCAAAAATCACAGGTTCGTCATACCTTGCTCAACACCCATGATGCCACACTAGGACGGCTTATAGCCAAGAAAATGAAGAATGTCTTATCGCGTGAAAAACGATATGAAAGAATGAAGGAAAATCTCACACAAGTTCCTTTTCATGAAGATGCTATTTCCCTCTTCTTCTCAGACATTTCACCACTACCAGCTAGAAAGCAAGTACTTCACTTAGAAAACTTCCAATTAAAGGTTGACGAGCGACTACTCGTTCAAAACATCCATTTCAACTTAAATGGACAAGAGAAAATTGGCATCATTGGACAAAATGGAATAGGTAAATCCAGCTTTCTAAAGATCATCTATCAGAAACTCAGGCAACGAGCAGATATAAACTTGGGCTACATGCCCCAGTACTATACAGAAGTCCTTGATGAGTCTAACACTCCACTTGATTTTTTATTAGAAAATGGCAATCGTGAACAGGAACAACTTATCTTGACCCATCTAGCTAGCCTGCAGTTTACACGACAAGAAGTCCATCACAAGATTAGCCAACTTTCAGGTGGACAAAAAGCCAAGTTACTCTTGTTAAAAATGGTTCTTGAACAAGCCAATTTTCTTTTATTAGATGAACCCAGTCGAAACTTCTCTCCCACTTCTCAGCCATATATTCGTCAACTATTTGCCGATTATCCAGGTGGTTTGGTATGCGTATCACACGACAGACGCTTTTTGAAAGAAGTTTGTCAAAGAATCTACCGACTAACTGAAAATGGACTGGAAGAACTGTAA
- a CDS encoding N-acetyltransferase, whose product MAITGIEQADILEIDKQVRLRRYDGQHDFAFEWHQDLELVWLVDGDKERYSLDLLNRMYDYLSKNGECYFIEIFEDDQFIPIGDVTLFADDFAIAIGDKRYWKKGIGTKVLQRMIERAREVGLEEILVEEIYDWNTGSRKLFEKCGFEAVEKTKKGWSYKMIL is encoded by the coding sequence ATGGCAATCACTGGAATTGAGCAAGCAGATATTTTAGAAATAGACAAACAAGTCCGTTTACGTCGGTATGATGGTCAGCATGATTTTGCTTTTGAATGGCACCAAGATTTGGAATTGGTCTGGCTTGTTGATGGCGATAAAGAACGTTATAGTCTTGACTTGCTCAATCGTATGTATGATTATTTGTCTAAAAATGGCGAATGTTACTTTATTGAAATTTTTGAAGACGATCAGTTTATCCCAATTGGTGATGTGACGCTGTTTGCAGATGATTTTGCCATTGCCATTGGAGATAAGCGGTATTGGAAAAAGGGAATCGGGACTAAGGTATTACAGCGAATGATCGAGCGTGCAAGGGAAGTGGGTCTTGAGGAAATACTTGTAGAAGAAATTTATGACTGGAATACGGGCTCCCGTAAACTATTTGAGAAATGTGGCTTTGAAGCTGTTGAAAAGACAAAGAAAGGTTGGTCCTATAAGATGATATTGTAA